In Geobacillus kaustophilus, a genomic segment contains:
- a CDS encoding amino acid permease: MNLFRKKPIQLLMKESGVKGASLRKELGAFDLTMLGIGAIIGTGIFVLTGVAAAEHAGPALVLSFILSGLACVFAALCYAEFASTVPVSGSAYTYSYATFGELIAWILGWDLILEYGVASSAVAVGWSGYFQGLLSGFGIELPKALTSAYDPAKGTFIDLPAIIIVLFITFLLNLGAKKSARFNAVIVAIKVAVVLLFLAVGVWYVKPENWTPFMPFGFSGVATGAATVFFAYIGFDAVSTAAEEVRNPQRDMPIGIIVSLLVCTLLYIAVSLVLTGIVPYEQLNVKNPVAFALNYIHQDWVAGFISLGAIAGITTVLLVMMYGQTRLFYAISRDGLLPKVFARISPTRQVPYVNTWLTGAAVAVFAGIIPLNKLAELTNIGTLFAFITVSIGVLVLRKTQPDLKRAFRVPFVPVVPILAVLFCGYLVLQLPATTWIGFVSWLLIGLVIYFIYGRKHSELNEMARTEEKAG, from the coding sequence ATGAATTTGTTTCGTAAAAAACCAATTCAGTTGCTCATGAAAGAATCAGGGGTAAAAGGAGCTTCGTTGCGAAAAGAGTTAGGCGCATTTGATTTGACGATGCTCGGCATCGGCGCCATTATCGGGACAGGCATTTTTGTCCTGACCGGGGTGGCGGCGGCGGAACATGCCGGTCCAGCTCTTGTTCTTTCGTTCATCTTATCCGGATTGGCGTGTGTGTTCGCGGCGCTTTGTTACGCAGAGTTTGCCTCAACCGTCCCAGTATCGGGGAGCGCTTACACTTACAGCTATGCCACGTTTGGTGAGCTCATCGCTTGGATTTTGGGATGGGATTTGATTTTGGAATACGGGGTTGCTTCGTCGGCGGTCGCCGTCGGTTGGTCCGGCTATTTCCAGGGGTTGCTTTCCGGTTTTGGCATCGAGTTGCCAAAGGCGCTCACGAGCGCGTATGATCCGGCAAAAGGAACGTTCATCGATTTGCCAGCGATTATCATCGTTCTGTTCATTACGTTTTTGTTGAATTTAGGTGCGAAAAAATCGGCGCGTTTTAACGCGGTGATCGTTGCTATTAAAGTGGCGGTCGTGCTACTCTTTTTGGCGGTCGGCGTTTGGTACGTCAAACCGGAGAACTGGACGCCGTTTATGCCGTTTGGCTTCTCTGGCGTAGCGACCGGCGCGGCGACGGTGTTTTTCGCCTACATCGGCTTTGATGCGGTGTCGACGGCGGCGGAAGAAGTGCGCAATCCGCAGCGCGATATGCCGATTGGCATCATCGTCTCGTTGCTTGTGTGCACATTGTTGTATATTGCGGTTTCGCTCGTATTGACAGGCATCGTTCCGTACGAGCAGCTCAACGTGAAAAACCCAGTGGCGTTTGCATTAAACTATATCCACCAAGACTGGGTGGCGGGCTTTATTTCGCTCGGAGCGATCGCCGGCATTACGACCGTGCTCCTTGTGATGATGTATGGACAGACGCGTCTCTTCTACGCCATCAGCCGCGACGGTTTGCTGCCGAAAGTGTTTGCTCGCATCAGCCCGACGCGCCAAGTGCCGTATGTCAATACGTGGCTGACTGGAGCAGCTGTAGCGGTATTTGCCGGCATCATCCCGCTCAACAAATTGGCGGAACTGACGAACATCGGTACGCTCTTTGCCTTTATCACCGTCTCGATCGGCGTGTTGGTGTTGCGTAAAACGCAACCGGACTTAAAGCGGGCATTCCGCGTTCCGTTTGTCCCGGTCGTTCCGATTTTGGCTGTCTTATTCTGCGGCTACCTCGTTCTTCAGCTTCCGGCGACGACATGGATCGGTTTTGTCTCGTGGTTGTTGATCGGTTTAGTTATTTACTTTATCTACGGCCGCAAGCATAGTGAGCTGAATGAAATGGCACGGACGGAAGAAAAGGCTGGATGA
- a CDS encoding DUF485 domain-containing protein, which produces MAVKKESWADQGGINYEAIAQSASFCELIQAKKRFIIPATIFFFVFYFALPVLTSYSKALNAPAIGPVSWAWLFAFAQFIMTWALCILYSKRAAQFDAIVEQVKREAQEGGNA; this is translated from the coding sequence ATGGCAGTAAAAAAGGAATCTTGGGCCGATCAGGGGGGCATCAACTATGAAGCCATCGCCCAATCCGCTTCGTTTTGCGAACTCATTCAGGCGAAGAAGCGGTTTATCATCCCGGCCACCATCTTTTTCTTCGTCTTTTACTTCGCCCTTCCGGTGTTGACGTCGTATTCGAAAGCGCTCAACGCACCGGCGATTGGGCCGGTCAGCTGGGCTTGGTTATTTGCCTTTGCGCAATTTATCATGACATGGGCCTTATGCATCCTTTATTCGAAACGCGCAGCACAATTTGATGCCATCGTCGAGCAAGTGAAGCGAGAAGCGCAGGAAGGAGGAAACGCGTAA
- the menC gene encoding o-succinylbenzoate synthase: MTIEMEYVILRHLQMELKAPFTTSFGTFQTKEFILVEAVDRDGVSGWGESVAFSAPWYSEETVKTNWHMLEEFLVPLALAEPINHPSELSKRFAAIRQNHMAKAALEGAVWDLYAKRSGVPLHQPLGGMKKEIEVGVSIGIQPTVDDLLRAIERYVAQGYRRIKVKIKPGWDVDVIREVRHAFPDVPLMADANSAYTLADRERLKALDEFGLMMIEQPLAADDLVDHARLQPLLETPICLDESIRSYDDARKALDLGSCRIINIKIGRVGGLWEAKRIHDLCAERGVPVWCGGMLEAGVGRAHNIAITTLENFTLPGDTAASSYYWERDIIVPEVEVHRGLIRVPDAPGIGYEVDRRQVERYTQFAKVFHRPPTA, translated from the coding sequence ATGACGATCGAGATGGAGTACGTCATATTGCGCCATTTGCAAATGGAGTTGAAGGCGCCGTTTACAACGAGCTTCGGCACGTTTCAAACGAAAGAGTTTATTTTAGTGGAGGCGGTCGACCGCGACGGCGTTTCCGGCTGGGGCGAATCGGTCGCGTTTTCCGCCCCGTGGTACAGCGAGGAAACGGTGAAAACGAACTGGCATATGCTTGAGGAGTTTCTAGTGCCGCTTGCGCTTGCCGAGCCGATCAATCACCCGAGCGAACTGTCAAAGCGGTTTGCGGCGATTCGCCAAAATCATATGGCAAAGGCGGCGCTTGAGGGAGCGGTATGGGATTTGTATGCCAAGCGTAGCGGCGTTCCGCTTCATCAGCCGTTGGGTGGAATGAAAAAGGAAATTGAAGTCGGCGTCAGCATCGGCATCCAGCCGACGGTCGATGATTTGCTTCGGGCCATTGAGCGGTATGTGGCGCAAGGGTACCGGCGGATCAAAGTGAAGATCAAACCGGGCTGGGACGTTGACGTCATTCGCGAGGTGCGGCACGCGTTTCCAGACGTGCCGCTCATGGCGGATGCGAACTCAGCGTATACGCTCGCTGATCGAGAGCGTCTGAAAGCGCTTGATGAATTTGGCCTAATGATGATCGAACAGCCGCTCGCAGCTGACGATCTCGTCGACCATGCCCGGCTGCAACCGCTCCTTGAGACGCCGATTTGCCTTGATGAAAGCATTCGCTCATATGACGATGCGCGCAAGGCGCTGGATTTGGGCAGCTGCCGCATCATCAATATCAAAATCGGGCGCGTCGGTGGGCTTTGGGAGGCGAAGCGCATCCACGATCTTTGCGCTGAGCGCGGCGTTCCGGTCTGGTGCGGCGGGATGTTGGAAGCAGGGGTCGGACGCGCCCACAATATCGCGATCACGACGTTGGAAAATTTCACGCTTCCCGGCGACACCGCCGCTTCGTCCTATTATTGGGAGCGGGATATCATCGTCCCGGAAGTCGAAGTGCATCGTGGCCTCATCCGCGTCCCGGACGCTCCGGGCATCGGCTATGAAGTCGACCGCCGCCAAGTCGAGCGGTATACGCAGTTTGCTAAAGTGTTCCACCGCCCGCCGACGGCATAA
- a CDS encoding threonine/serine exporter family protein — MMMVQLLLSFVASSLFGVIFNIPKRLLPHSGFVGMSGWAVYMAAARSGIDGVAATFAAAFFVAFLSNGFARRYRTPATIFIVSGIIPLVPGGTAFEAMRHVVMNDYNAAISLAAKAFMISGAIAMGLIFSEVINQLAKRRP, encoded by the coding sequence ATGATGATGGTGCAACTGTTGCTTAGCTTTGTGGCGTCATCGCTGTTTGGCGTCATTTTCAATATTCCGAAACGATTGCTGCCGCATAGCGGATTTGTCGGCATGAGCGGCTGGGCGGTGTATATGGCCGCCGCCCGGTCGGGGATAGACGGTGTCGCCGCCACGTTTGCAGCGGCGTTTTTCGTCGCTTTTTTAAGCAACGGGTTCGCCCGCCGCTATCGAACGCCGGCGACGATTTTTATCGTCTCTGGCATTATTCCCCTTGTGCCGGGCGGAACAGCGTTTGAGGCGATGCGCCATGTTGTCATGAACGATTACAATGCGGCGATTTCACTAGCGGCAAAAGCGTTCATGATTTCTGGGGCGATTGCGATGGGGCTCATTTTTTCTGAGGTCATCAACCAGCTGGCCAAGCGCCGCCCTTAA
- a CDS encoding M20 peptidase aminoacylase family protein, with protein MKEIVQQMKAELWSIFDHLHRHPEISWEEWQTTEFLCRELEREGYRVRTFADCPGVVAELGDGPFTVGVRSDMDALWQEVNGVWQPNHACGHDAHMTIVLGVAKLLRRIGYKPPGTVRFLFQPAEEKGTGALKLIEKGAADGLTFLYGVHLRPIQEVKSGYAAPAIIHGASQCIEGRIRGVAAHAARPHLGVNVIEVGSAIVQELGKIHIDPQVPASIKMTKFHAGEKDANTIPDYAEFALDLRAQTNKAMERLVEGLRHVINGVAAIYGADIELVERTRIVAAHPDPDAERLMEEAIIAALGAEKCVPPVVTSGGEDFHFYAFKKPGLKTTMLGLGCDLRPGLHHPDMTFRRDDLLSGVEILARVVMNTFATFAPQGESECASVAANH; from the coding sequence ATGAAAGAAATTGTTCAGCAGATGAAAGCAGAATTATGGAGCATTTTTGACCATCTTCATCGTCATCCGGAAATTAGTTGGGAAGAGTGGCAAACGACCGAATTTCTTTGCCGAGAGCTTGAACGCGAAGGATATCGGGTGCGGACGTTTGCCGATTGTCCGGGTGTTGTGGCGGAACTTGGCGACGGGCCGTTTACAGTCGGGGTGCGCAGCGATATGGATGCCCTTTGGCAAGAGGTGAACGGCGTTTGGCAGCCGAACCATGCGTGCGGGCATGACGCCCACATGACGATCGTCCTTGGGGTGGCGAAGCTGCTTCGCCGCATCGGTTACAAGCCGCCGGGTACGGTGCGGTTTTTGTTCCAGCCGGCCGAGGAGAAAGGAACAGGGGCGTTGAAGCTGATCGAAAAAGGGGCAGCTGATGGCCTGACGTTTTTGTACGGTGTTCATCTGCGCCCGATTCAAGAAGTGAAAAGTGGATATGCGGCGCCGGCAATCATCCATGGGGCCTCGCAATGCATCGAAGGACGGATTCGCGGCGTAGCGGCGCATGCCGCGCGGCCGCATCTAGGCGTCAACGTCATTGAAGTCGGCAGCGCCATCGTGCAGGAGCTCGGCAAAATTCATATTGATCCGCAAGTGCCGGCGTCGATCAAAATGACGAAGTTTCACGCTGGTGAAAAAGATGCGAACACGATCCCCGATTACGCCGAGTTCGCCTTGGACTTGCGGGCGCAAACGAACAAGGCGATGGAGCGGCTTGTTGAGGGGCTGCGCCATGTGATCAACGGGGTCGCTGCGATTTATGGGGCTGATATTGAGCTTGTTGAGCGGACGCGCATCGTTGCCGCCCACCCTGACCCGGACGCTGAGCGGCTGATGGAAGAGGCGATCATCGCTGCTTTGGGGGCGGAAAAATGCGTTCCTCCCGTCGTGACGTCTGGAGGGGAAGATTTTCATTTTTACGCTTTCAAAAAGCCGGGGCTGAAAACGACGATGCTTGGGCTCGGGTGCGACTTGCGTCCGGGGCTCCATCACCCCGACATGACATTCCGGCGCGACGATTTGCTTTCCGGTGTGGAAATTTTGGCGCGGGTTGTGATGAACACGTTTGCGACGTTTGCGCCGCAGGGAGAGAGCGAGTGTGCCTCTGTCGCTGCAAACCATTGA
- a CDS encoding GNAT family N-acetyltransferase, which yields MPLSLQTIETVEQLKEMARLEEEIWKTAPVPLHQTLTVAKNGGMIIGAYADGKLVGFVYSFPGFRNGEVYLCSHMMGIAESFRDRGIGYRLKMKQAEEARRRGYRIIRWTYDPLQSRNGYLNLAKLGAVGVEYVENCYGEMNDALNGQLPSDRFIVEWRLDRQSSWERNSAKVALLGAKGMAVLEAAPTAHGLVRPVLNDMDEASASSLWTAVPLDFPHLKERDLALALKWRLATRALFSRLLAEGWIAAGAVRRPGEPAMHYIWVRRNEWLREREGDG from the coding sequence GTGCCTCTGTCGCTGCAAACCATTGAGACGGTCGAACAGTTAAAAGAAATGGCCAGACTTGAGGAGGAGATTTGGAAAACGGCGCCGGTTCCGCTTCACCAGACGCTGACGGTGGCGAAAAACGGAGGCATGATCATCGGGGCGTATGCGGACGGGAAGCTCGTCGGCTTTGTCTATAGCTTTCCTGGGTTTCGAAACGGGGAAGTGTATCTTTGTTCGCATATGATGGGGATTGCCGAATCGTTTCGTGATCGGGGCATCGGCTATCGCTTGAAAATGAAACAGGCGGAAGAAGCGCGGCGGCGCGGTTACCGAATCATCCGCTGGACGTACGACCCGTTGCAAAGTCGGAACGGCTATTTGAACTTGGCGAAGCTTGGGGCCGTTGGCGTCGAGTATGTGGAAAACTGCTACGGTGAAATGAATGACGCATTGAACGGTCAACTGCCGTCCGACCGCTTCATTGTCGAATGGCGGCTTGATCGGCAGTCATCCTGGGAGCGAAACTCGGCTAAAGTTGCTCTCCTTGGAGCCAAGGGGATGGCGGTGCTTGAAGCGGCGCCGACTGCGCATGGTTTGGTGAGGCCGGTGCTGAACGATATGGACGAGGCGAGCGCTTCGTCGCTATGGACTGCTGTTCCGCTTGATTTCCCGCATCTTAAGGAGCGGGATTTGGCCTTGGCGCTCAAGTGGCGCTTAGCAACGCGCGCGTTGTTTTCCCGGCTGCTCGCTGAAGGCTGGATTGCCGCCGGCGCCGTGCGCCGTCCCGGGGAGCCGGCGATGCACTACATATGGGTGCGGCGAAACGAATGGCTGCGAGAAAGAGAGGGAGATGGATGA
- a CDS encoding cation acetate symporter, with protein sequence MHGLAFFLFLIIVALTLIITYYASKRTKTTSEFYTADSSLTGWQNGLAIAGDYMSAASFLGIAGMIALTGFDGFFYSIGFLVAYLVVLYIVAEPLRNLGKYTMADMIAARFDNKKVRGVAALNTIAISIFYMIAQLVGAGGLIKLLLGLDYVYSVLIVGILMTVYVVFGGMTATSWVQIVKAVLLMVGTFIISIIVFAKFDFSIAKMFHEVKTATPLGEAFLNPGNKFKDPLDTISLNLALVLGTAGLPHILIRFFTVKDAPTARKSVVYATWIIGIFYVLTIFLGFGAAAFVGYDKIVAANPAGNMAAPLLAEALGGDFLFAFISAVAFATILAVVAGLVLSAASAFAHDFYSHILRRGQATEKEQMLAARWASVGVSVLSILLALFAQKMNVAFLVSLAFAVAASANLPTIVFTIFWRRFNTTGAITGMLVGLISALVLVFFSPNVWSPQPGAAIFVGEPLFKLANPGIISIPLGFIGAIVGTLVSSKKADEKKYTEIVVKANTGIGRV encoded by the coding sequence ATGCACGGGCTCGCCTTTTTCCTCTTTCTCATCATCGTTGCCTTGACGCTCATCATTACGTACTACGCCTCCAAGCGCACGAAAACAACGAGCGAATTTTACACCGCTGACAGCAGCCTGACCGGCTGGCAAAATGGGCTCGCCATCGCCGGCGACTATATGTCCGCCGCCTCTTTTCTCGGCATTGCCGGCATGATCGCGCTGACGGGATTTGACGGTTTTTTCTACAGCATCGGCTTCCTTGTCGCTTATCTTGTCGTCTTGTACATCGTTGCCGAACCGCTTCGCAACCTCGGCAAATACACGATGGCCGATATGATCGCCGCCCGTTTTGATAATAAGAAAGTGCGCGGCGTCGCGGCGTTAAATACGATCGCCATCTCGATCTTCTATATGATCGCCCAGCTTGTCGGCGCCGGCGGCCTCATCAAGCTTCTATTGGGCTTAGACTACGTTTATTCTGTCTTGATCGTCGGCATTTTGATGACGGTGTACGTCGTCTTCGGAGGCATGACGGCCACCAGCTGGGTGCAAATCGTCAAAGCCGTCTTGTTGATGGTCGGTACGTTTATCATTTCCATCATCGTCTTTGCCAAATTCGATTTCAGCATCGCCAAAATGTTCCATGAAGTAAAAACGGCAACACCGCTCGGGGAAGCCTTTTTAAACCCGGGCAACAAGTTTAAAGATCCTCTTGACACGATTTCATTAAACTTGGCGCTCGTTTTGGGGACGGCCGGGCTGCCGCACATTTTAATCCGCTTCTTTACGGTCAAAGACGCCCCGACCGCCCGCAAATCGGTCGTTTATGCAACATGGATCATTGGAATTTTCTACGTGCTGACGATCTTTTTAGGGTTTGGCGCCGCCGCGTTCGTCGGCTATGACAAAATCGTCGCCGCCAACCCGGCCGGCAATATGGCCGCCCCGCTGTTGGCAGAGGCCCTTGGCGGAGATTTCCTGTTCGCTTTCATCTCTGCCGTAGCGTTTGCGACCATTTTGGCCGTTGTCGCCGGGCTCGTCTTGTCAGCCGCCTCGGCGTTTGCCCATGACTTTTACAGCCATATTTTGCGGCGCGGCCAAGCGACGGAAAAGGAACAAATGCTCGCCGCCCGCTGGGCGTCGGTCGGCGTTTCCGTACTATCAATTTTGTTAGCGCTCTTCGCGCAAAAAATGAACGTTGCCTTCCTCGTGTCACTCGCATTTGCCGTCGCGGCGAGCGCCAACTTGCCAACGATCGTATTCACGATCTTCTGGCGCCGCTTTAATACGACGGGGGCCATCACCGGCATGCTCGTTGGCTTGATCAGCGCCTTAGTGCTCGTCTTCTTCAGCCCGAACGTCTGGTCGCCGCAGCCGGGTGCTGCCATTTTCGTCGGCGAACCGCTCTTTAAGCTCGCCAACCCGGGCATCATCTCGATTCCGCTCGGCTTTATCGGTGCTATCGTCGGCACGCTCGTCTCGTCGAAAAAAGCGGATGAGAAAAAATATACCGAAATTGTCGTCAAAGCGAATACCGGGATCGGGCGGGTGTAA